Proteins from a genomic interval of Rosa chinensis cultivar Old Blush chromosome 2, RchiOBHm-V2, whole genome shotgun sequence:
- the LOC112184214 gene encoding uncharacterized protein LOC112184214 produces MTESILSAPPFNLQHTRLPSINFKEWMLERAMQLQPELFAKLLMIIHGVWRNRNSTIWHNKTQSTQDLVLSSFIWLEEFTSIHVVSNKSNKLQQKTWKPVAQGSLTLNVDAAFLLDHHQGGIGGVLRDYQGRFKAAFACSIPYTASPKQCEMLAIRKGLDLLHSLQEQNVVVQSDLSEAIAEIQVEDHNLLANGGLIDDIKQIWQKLRGIQLVHTPRNCNQVAHRLVAIGFEATHAFVWLHHALDCILVVLNYDCNKLN; encoded by the coding sequence ATGACTGAATCTATCTTATCTGCTCCTCCCTTTAATCTACAGCATACTCGTCTCCCATCGATTAATTTTAAAGAGTGGATGCTGGAGAGGGCGATGCAGTTACAACCTGAGTTGTTTGCAAAACTGTTAATGATCATTCATGGGGTTTGGAGGAACAGGAATAGTACAATATGGCATAACAAAACTCAATCAACTCAAGATTTGGTGTTGAGCAGCTTTATATGGCTGGAGGAGTTTACTAGTATCCATGTTGTTAGtaacaaatcaaacaaattgcAGCAGAAAACGTGGAAACCTGTTGCACAAGGAAGCCTCACATTGAATGTGGATGCTGCTTTCCTTCTGGATCATCATCAAGGGGGCATTGGTGGAGTGCTTAGGGACTACCAAGGACGATTCAAAGCAGCCTTTGCATGTTCCATCCCCTATACTGCATCTCCAAAACAGTGTGAAATGTTGGCAATCCGTAAAGGGCTTGACCTATTACATTCCCTTCAAGAACAGAATGTGGTTGTTCAAAGTGACTTATCAGAAGCTATTGCAGAAATTCAAGTGGAAGATCACAATTTGCTAGCTAATGGTGGTCTCATTGATGATATCAAACAGATTTGGCAGAAACTCAGGGGGATTCAATTAGTTCATACACCTAGAAATTGCAATCAAGTTGCGCACCGACTTGTTGCAATAGGTTTTGAAGCAACTCATGCTTTTGTATGGCTGCATCATGCACTTGATTGTATACTTGTTGTTCTCAACTATGACTGTAACAAGCTCAATTGA